In one Antennarius striatus isolate MH-2024 chromosome 1, ASM4005453v1, whole genome shotgun sequence genomic region, the following are encoded:
- the LOC137603326 gene encoding calcium and integrin-binding family member 2-like yields the protein MGNKQTTFTEEQLEAYQDCTFFTRKEVLRLHGRFRELAPHLVPLDYTNNPEVRVPLVLITAMPELKDNPFRDRIVETFSEDGQGNLSFSDFVDLFSALCETSPRELKTIYAFKIYDFNRDNFICKDDLRRTLNKLTKGELTPEEVTLVCNKAIEEADLDGDDKLSFADFENMISKAPDFLSNFHVRI from the exons ATGGGCAACAAGCAGACAACCTTCACCGAGGAGCAGCTTGAGGCGTATCAG GACTGCACCTTCTTCACCAGGAAAGAGGTTCTGAG GCTTCACGGCAGGTTTCGTGAGTTGGCTCCACATTTGGTGCCCCTGGACTACACCAACAACCCCGAGGTCAGGGTTCCTCTGGTGCTCATCACCGCCATGCCGGAGCTGAAG GACAACCCGTTCAGGGACCGGATCGTTGAGACCTTCTCTGAGGACGGACAGGGAAACCTGAGCTTCAGCGACTTCGTAGATTTGTTTTCAGCTCTCTGTGAGACATCGCCCAGAGAGCTGAAGACCATCTACGCCTTCAAGATATACG atttTAACAGGGACAACTTCATCTGTAAGGACGACCTGAGGAGGACTCTGAACAAACTGACCAAAGGAGAGCTGACGCCTGAGGAGGTCACGCTGGTGTGCAACAAAGCCATCGAGGAGGCCGACCTCGACGGGGACGACAAGCTCTCGTTTGCCGACTTCGAGAACATGATCTCCAAAGCCCCCGACTTCCTGAG TAACTTTCACGTTCGGATATGA